AAGGTTAAGGAAATTACACAAGGTGCTTTGCGTGAAGATATTGTTGAAACTATAACTAAAAAATTTAATGAAATTTTGATTATGAAAAAAGATAAAATAAAGCTTTCAGAGATATGTGATGCATACAGGGAGTATATTTGTGAGAATGTTGATGAAAGCGAAAAATATGAGCTTCAAGATTTTTATACAAGTATAAAAGAAGATGAAAAATATCACTGGATAGATGTAAGGTTTGCTAAAGCAGAAAAAGGATATTCATATGATAATAATGACATTAGATTTTCTCTTCATAGACGATCCAACAATAATGATGTTTGGTATATAGGAACCTTAAATATTGATGGATATGACATTTGTAAAACTTTAGATTTTACAAATGTCAGATATTGAGTTGCTTCTTATCAATCTAAAATACAATGATACATCAATAGAAATAGATGTTGATGAAGATGATATTGACAGTAGTTTTGATATAGATTATTAAAATGAAATAAAGCAGGTGAGGTTATGGCGGACAACAAAAAATATTATTATATGAGACTTAAAGAGAATTTTTTCGATAGTGAAGAAATTAAAATACTTGAGTCTATGCCAAATGGTTATAAATACTCAAATATACTTTTAAAGCTGTATTTAAAATCATTGAAAAATGATGGGCAATTAAGACTTAATAAGTATATCCCATATAATGTTGATATGATTGCAGCAATAACATGCCATGATATAGATACTATACGCTCGGCATTAGATAAATTTGTAGCATTAAAATTAATTGAAGTATTAGACAACGGAACAATTTACATGTTAGGAATACAAAGTTTTATAGGAAAAACAAGTACAGAAGCCGACAGAATCAGGACGTACAGAGCAAAAATTGAAGAAGAAAAAAAGCAACTTCAAGAGCCTGTTTGTACAAAATCTGTACAAATGTACACCAGAGATAAAGATAGAGATAAAGATAGAGATAAAGATAGAGATAAAGATAGAGATATTAAAATATCATGGAAAGATATTTTTGTCGTATGGAACGACCTACCTAGTCCAATAAAGCCAATAAAATCTATAACAGAACTTAGAAAAAATAAAATAAAGGCTCGTATGAACAGCTTAAAACTTAAGCAAGAAGATGTTCTAAAGGCTATTAGTAACATTAAAAACTCTAAATTTCTACAGGGTAATAATAGTAAGGGTTGGATAATCGATTTTGATTGGTTATTCAAGGATGATACTAGGTTTAGCAAGGTATATGAGAGCAAATATGATGATAAGGTAGCAAATAAAAAGATCGATAATTTCAATAATTACGAGCAGCGTAAATATGATTATGATGATTTGGAAAAGAAGCTATTAGGTTGGGATGAAGGAGAGTAAATGAGTTTAAATTTTTGGATAGATGAAGTAATAAGGCTAGTAAGAGAAGGACATAGCATTAAAAAGGCTTGTAAGGTAGTTAAGAATTGGAGGAATGAATAATGAGAAAAATTAAGTTTAAATTTTGGGACAAAGAAAAAAATAGAATGTATGATGAAACACCAGAATGGGCAATTGGATGTACTGGTGAAGTATCAAGATTAAAATATCATGATAGTAATGCAGGTGATTGTGTTGAATGGGAAGGGACATATTATTCTAAACATATAATTCCATTAGAGTATACAGGAATAAAAGATGATAAAGGGTATGAAATATGTGAGGGAGATATAGTCTTAAAAACATCTATGTTAGTATCTAATGTAAAACCATTCAAAGGTAAAGTTGAGTTTTCCGAAGGATCATGGTGGATAGATAATGGTAAAGATGCCATTAAGTTATTTACAGAATGTGACGAGTTAGAAAAATTAGGAAACATATATCAAGATCCAGAATTGTTGAAGGAATAGTGAAAAAAGATGAATAAAGAATTGATGTTTAGCAGTAAGGAAGATTCATGGACAACTCCACAAGACTTTTTTAATAAGTTAGACCGAGAATTTCATTTTAACTTAGACCCATGCAGCACACATGAAAATGCTAAATGTAGAAAGCATTTTACAATAAAGGAAGATGGCTTAAAACAAAAATGGGGGGGCAATACAGTGTTCTGTAATCCGCCATATGGTAGGAATTTAAAGTATTGGGTTAAGAAAGCTTATGAGGAAAGTAAGAAAGAAAATACAACCGTTGTAATGTTAATTCCAGTAAGAACAGACACAATATATTTTCACTCTTATATTTATCACAAAGCTAAAGAAATTAGATTTATAAAAGGTCGATTAAAATTTGGAAATTCTAAAAATGCAGCACCTTTTCCGAGTATGGTGGTTGTATTTTAAAAGAAGGTGAGAGCATGAAACCAATAGAGTCATTGCCTTGGTAGGGCGGAAGTTGAAAAAATGCGAAGAAATGGAGTTGAGAAAATGAAATTTTATGAGTTTAATAAAGAATATGAGTATTATGCTTTAATTGCAGTAATTCAAGGTGAAAAATATCCAATGGATGTTGCTATAAAAGCATATGCCGAGGAAAATGAAGGTGGAATAGCGGAATATAATGAAAGTTATAAAGATTCAGCACCAGAAGAAATAACAGAACAAGAAGCACTAGAAGAATATAAAAAGGCTAATATAGAAGGATATATAACAGAAGCAGATAAGATTGCAGAATTTTATAAACAAATCAATTCAGGAAATAACATTAAAGCTGATGATAATAAATATGTATTGTTACTTATAGATGGGGAGTTAATTTAAGTTAGCAATTCAAATAAGTGAATAACTAGGGCGTCATTTGACTATAGTTGCAGCTTGTTATTATCAAATGACACTCAATTGAAAGAAGGTGAAAACATGATACAAACTTTAGAATTGTTCGGAGGGATAGGAGCACCTAGAAAAGCATTTGTAAATTTAGGGATAGACATAAAGGCAATAGACTATGTTGAAATAGATGAAAAGGCAGTAAGAAGCTATAATGCAATGTTTAAAAAATATATAGAGTATAGTACACAAACGGTAGTAGGATATAACCTAAAACCAGACATTCTAATTCATGGTTCACCTTGTCAAGATTTTAGTATAGCAGGACATCAAAAAGGAGCTAATGAAGGTAGCGGAACACGTTCAAGCCTTATGTGGGAGACACTGAATATTATAAAGCAAATGGGACTATGGAAACCACGAGTAGTAATATGGGAAAACGTTAAAAATGTGTTATCTAAACATATGGTTCATAATTTCAATAAGTATTTAGAGGAAATGGAGAAAATGGGATATACAAGTAGTTATAAAATTCTAAATGCTATGGATTTTGGACTTCCTCAACAAAGGGAGAGAGTTTTTACAATTAGTTGTTTAGATGGTTCATTATTTAATTTTGAGACTTTAGAAAGAAAACATATGAGAAATATAAAAGAGTTTTTGGAAGATACAGAAGAAGAAAAATACATTGTAACGCAACCAAGTATGTTAAAGAAAATTGGTTTAAAAGATGGTAGTTTTGGCGGTAGAGTTGAGATTATAAAGGATCACTGTACAACAATAACTACGAAGCAAATGAGGTGTCCCAATAGTGGTGTAATTGATTTGAAAGATGGAAGATATAGATATTTAACTGAGAGAGAATGCTGGCGATTACAAGGTTATTCAGACATGGATTTTTTTAATGCTTTGAAAGTTCATCCAGGTAAAGAGGGAAAACTTAATGGAACGTTATATAAGCAAGCAGGAAATTCAATACCAATACCGATATTAGAAAGCATATTTAGACAGATATTGCAAACTTGGAATATTGACATACCGAAAGTGAGTTGATTTTATCAACTAAAAAGAAGGTGAGTAATAAGTGATTAAAGGACAAGTATCTATCTTTGAAATAATAGAACCTGTAAAAAAGGTAGATGTAAAAAAAGAGTTACCTAAAGTAGAAGTAATGGACAAACAACAGAAAGTTATTAAAGCTTACAAAAGTGCTGAATCTACAAGCAGAATAGTAAAAGGTTTTAGTGGAGATTTAAGAGTAGAAATTAAAGACAATAGAGGACATAAAACCTTATATTTTAATAAAGATGGATTAATGGAATTTGAGTATCTTAAGAAGGTATCCGTATTTCCTAAAGACAGAATTTTGTTTTATAAAGATAATTTTTTTATAAACACTATACAGCAGCAGAGATTACAGGAAGTTAAAGAAAAATATAAAGAGAAAATTAAAAGAGTGATCCATAGACATGGGGATGAAAATATTTTTATAGAGTTAGGGGATAAGCTTTTAGACATAATTGCTAATGGTTGGGTACTGGAATTTAAAGAGACTTTACATGTAGATTGTATGGAAGATGAAGTCTTAGAGGATTTCACAGTAAAAAAGGATATTGGAAGCCTAGTTAAAGTAGGCGATCAAGTAAAAGCAAAAATTAATGGAAGGATTGCAAATGGAACAATAACTAGAGAATATGGATTATGTAATGAAATCTTAAATATAAGCTTTGTAAAAGAAGATGGAGTAAGAGCCTGTACCGCAATTCCCAGATTTACTGTAGAAGCTATCTTAAAAGCAGCAATATAAAAAAGCTTATAAAGTCCCTAGCAGAAAAAATTTAAAAATCTATATCTCGTACATTGTTAGGGGCTTCTTTTTAAAATGGAGGGATAATAAATGAAAATAGTTGTTAATGCATCCGAATTAAAGGATGTTTTAAATAAAATAAATAAATTAAATATTAAAAAAGAAAATTCAATATTTATAAAGACAAACAAACTTAATCAAGTTGAATTTGAGATATATGATAACACAAGCGTTATACAAATAAATTCCATCTTAATAGATGTAAAAGTGTTAGAACATGGTACAGCAGTAATACCATATGAATTAATAAATATACTGATTCATCAAAGTGGAGATTCATATACAATAACTGATAATGAGTTAATCTATGATGATGGATATATAAAAGTTTTAGATAAAGTTTCTAAAGTAGATGGTTTTTTGGAGATAAAGAGAAAAGAACAGTTATTATATATGCATGAGTATGAATTGTACAGGTTAATAAAGAATGTTTCTTATTGTGCTGCCAAGGATGATACAAGGACTATACTTACCGGAATTAATTTTGATGGAAATAGAGTTGCAGCTATAGATGGTTATAGAATTGCAGTATCAGTAAGCAATGAATTTAATACAAATAAGCCTATAACATTATCTAAAGAGTTAATAAAATTTTTAAATAAAATACTTAATAAAAAATCAAAACAGTTAATAAGCTTCTTTTTAGATAAAACAGGTAGATATATAGAAATGCAAATAGGATTAACCTGTATTACATCTAAGC
The Clostridium felsineum DSM 794 DNA segment above includes these coding regions:
- a CDS encoding phage replisome organizer N-terminal domain-containing protein; the protein is MADNKKYYYMRLKENFFDSEEIKILESMPNGYKYSNILLKLYLKSLKNDGQLRLNKYIPYNVDMIAAITCHDIDTIRSALDKFVALKLIEVLDNGTIYMLGIQSFIGKTSTEADRIRTYRAKIEEEKKQLQEPVCTKSVQMYTRDKDRDKDRDKDRDKDRDIKISWKDIFVVWNDLPSPIKPIKSITELRKNKIKARMNSLKLKQEDVLKAISNIKNSKFLQGNNSKGWIIDFDWLFKDDTRFSKVYESKYDDKVANKKIDNFNNYEQRKYDYDDLEKKLLGWDEGE
- a CDS encoding YopX family protein; translation: MRKIKFKFWDKEKNRMYDETPEWAIGCTGEVSRLKYHDSNAGDCVEWEGTYYSKHIIPLEYTGIKDDKGYEICEGDIVLKTSMLVSNVKPFKGKVEFSEGSWWIDNGKDAIKLFTECDELEKLGNIYQDPELLKE
- a CDS encoding DNA N-6-adenine-methyltransferase; translation: MNKELMFSSKEDSWTTPQDFFNKLDREFHFNLDPCSTHENAKCRKHFTIKEDGLKQKWGGNTVFCNPPYGRNLKYWVKKAYEESKKENTTVVMLIPVRTDTIYFHSYIYHKAKEIRFIKGRLKFGNSKNAAPFPSMVVVF
- a CDS encoding DNA cytosine methyltransferase — its product is MIQTLELFGGIGAPRKAFVNLGIDIKAIDYVEIDEKAVRSYNAMFKKYIEYSTQTVVGYNLKPDILIHGSPCQDFSIAGHQKGANEGSGTRSSLMWETLNIIKQMGLWKPRVVIWENVKNVLSKHMVHNFNKYLEEMEKMGYTSSYKILNAMDFGLPQQRERVFTISCLDGSLFNFETLERKHMRNIKEFLEDTEEEKYIVTQPSMLKKIGLKDGSFGGRVEIIKDHCTTITTKQMRCPNSGVIDLKDGRYRYLTERECWRLQGYSDMDFFNALKVHPGKEGKLNGTLYKQAGNSIPIPILESIFRQILQTWNIDIPKVS